A genomic window from Myotis daubentonii chromosome 4, mMyoDau2.1, whole genome shotgun sequence includes:
- the NME3 gene encoding nucleoside diphosphate kinase 3 isoform X1 translates to MICLVLTIFANLFPAARAGVHERTFLAVKPDGVQRRLVGEIVQRFERKGFKLVALKLVQASEELLREHYAELRERPFFGRLVKYMGSGPVVAMVWQGLDVVRISRALIGATDPADAPPGTVRGDFCIEVGKNVIHGSDSVESARREIALWFSPNELLCWEDSAERWLYE, encoded by the exons ATGATCTGCTTGGTGCTGACCATCTTCGCCAACTTATTCCCGGCGG CCCGCGCCGGTGTCCATGAGCGCACCTTCCTGGCCGTGAAGCCCGACGGCGTGCAGCGGCGGCTCGTGGGCGAGATCGTGCAGCGCTTCGAGAGGAAGGGCTTCAAGCTGGTGGCTCTGAAGCTGGtgcag GCCTCGGAGGAGCTGCTGCGCGAGCACTACGCGGAGCTCCGAGAGCGCCCCTTCTTCGGCCGCCTGGTCAAGTACATGGGCTCGGGGCCCGTGGTGGCCATG GTGTGGCAGGGCCTGGACGTTGTGCGCATCTCCCGGGCGCTAATCGGGGCCACAGACCCAGCGGATGCTCCGCCCGGCACGGTCCGCGGAGATTTCTGCATCGAGGTTGGCAA GAATGTGATTCACGGCAGCGACTCCGTGGAGAGTGCCCGCCGAGAGATCGCGCTCTGGTTCAGCCCCAACGAGCTGCTCTGCTGGGAGGACAGCGCCGAGCGCTGGCTGTATGAGTAA
- the NME3 gene encoding nucleoside diphosphate kinase 3 isoform X2, whose translation MICLVLTIFANLFPAARAGVHERTFLAVKPDGVQRRLVGEIVQRFERKGFKLVALKLVQASEELLREHYAELRERPFFGRLVKYMGSGPVVAMVWQGLDVVRISRALIGATDPADAPPGTVRGDFCIEECDSRQRLRGECPPRDRALVQPQRAALLGGQRRALAV comes from the exons ATGATCTGCTTGGTGCTGACCATCTTCGCCAACTTATTCCCGGCGG CCCGCGCCGGTGTCCATGAGCGCACCTTCCTGGCCGTGAAGCCCGACGGCGTGCAGCGGCGGCTCGTGGGCGAGATCGTGCAGCGCTTCGAGAGGAAGGGCTTCAAGCTGGTGGCTCTGAAGCTGGtgcag GCCTCGGAGGAGCTGCTGCGCGAGCACTACGCGGAGCTCCGAGAGCGCCCCTTCTTCGGCCGCCTGGTCAAGTACATGGGCTCGGGGCCCGTGGTGGCCATG GTGTGGCAGGGCCTGGACGTTGTGCGCATCTCCCGGGCGCTAATCGGGGCCACAGACCCAGCGGATGCTCCGCCCGGCACGGTCCGCGGAGATTTCTGCATCGAG GAATGTGATTCACGGCAGCGACTCCGTGGAGAGTGCCCGCCGAGAGATCGCGCTCTGGTTCAGCCCCAACGAGCTGCTCTGCTGGGAGGACAGCGCCGAGCGCTGGCTGTATGA
- the MRPS34 gene encoding small ribosomal subunit protein mS34 produces the protein MGRKKVRPRLIAELARRVRALRERRERPRDSQLYALDYETLTRPYSGRRLPVRAWADVRRESRLLQLLGRLPFFGLGRLVTRKSWLWQHDEPCYWRLTRVRPDYTAQNLDHGKAWGILTFKGKTESEAREIEHTMYHDWRLVPKHEEAAFTAFTPAPEDTLRSVPYPPLLRAMILAERRKNGDPSTEEPVLNLERVPIEPWDYPEKQEAKKRAKGTPV, from the exons ATGGGGCGCAAGAAGGTGCGGCCGCGGCTGATCGCCGAGCTGGCCCGCCGTGTGCGGGCCCTCCGCGAGCGACGGGAGCGGCCACGCGACTCACAGCTCTACGCCCTGGACTACGAGACGCTGACGCGGCCGTACTCGGGCCGCCGGCTGCCCGTGCGGGCCTGGGCGGACGTGCGCCGCGAAAGCCGCCTCCTGCAGCTGCTCGGCCGCCTCCCGTTCTTCGGCCTGGGCCGCCTGGTCACGCGCAAGTCCTGGCTGTGGCAGCACGACGAGCCGTGCTACTGGCGCCTCACGCGTGTCCGGCCGGACTACACGGCGCAG AACCTGGACCATGGCAAGGCCTGGGGCATCCTGACCTTCAAAG GAAAGACGGAGAGTGAGGCCCGGGAGATCGAACACACCATGTACCACGACTGGCGGCTGGTGCCCAAGCACGAGGAGGCGGCCTTCACCGCTTTCACGCCGGCGCCGGAGGACACCCTGCGCTCCGTGCCCTACCCGCCGCTGCTCCGGGCCATGATTCTGGCTGAGCGACGGAAGAATGGGGACCCCAGCACCGAGGAGCCGGTGCTGAATCTGGAGAGGGTCCCCATTGAGCCCTGGGACTACCCCGAGAAACAAGAGGCAAAGAAAAGGGCCAAGGGCACTCCTGTCTGA
- the EME2 gene encoding probable crossover junction endonuclease EME2 isoform X2, giving the protein MACPRLPAALREAGPPPEAAGVLYKSVRARPEAEEAGQAMEKVGSRRVGRSCRGRGQRRPTTWEISDSDTEGPVGAGADSEAAVRARDPAEKRRAAAEALRLLRPKQALRRLAVRVDPAILEDAGADILMEALGSLGCEYHIEPQRPARSLRWSRVKPEPCPCSVPPEVWAAGEQELLRLLEPEEFLQGVCQLTQICGPACSVPWTSPESPTCLHLAVIGLDAYLWSHQPNAQEMQQPESPGVARAEVAVGWPEVEEALVLLQLWANLDVLLVASWQELSQHVCAFTKALAQRPFKQFQESGTFSFCTAGRWMAGERVTKGGTGLRGAWWRQIRQFNRVSPAVADTVVTAFPSPRLLQQAYLACSTDQERLALLADLPVKVDEGARPRRVGPDLSRRICLFLTSTNPDLLLDLSS; this is encoded by the exons ATGGCCTGCCCGCGCCTCCCCGCCGCGCTTCGCGAAGCCGGCCCGCCGCCGGAAGCGGCTGGTGTTCTGTACAAAAGCGTCCGGGCGCGACCGGAAGCGGAGGAGGCCGGGCAGGCTATGGAGAAGGTTGGGTCCCGCAGGGTCGGGCGCTCGTGTCGGGGCCGGGGACAGCGGCGGCCCACGACCTGGGAGATCTCGGACTCGGACACTGAGGGCCCCGTCGGCGCGGGAGCCGACTCAGAGGCCGCCGTGAGGGCCCGGGACCCGGCGGAGAAGCGCAGAGCGGCGGCCGAGGCGCTGCGGCTGCTGCGGCCCAAGCAGGCACTGCGGCGCCTGGCGGTGCGCGTGGACCCAG CCATCCTGGAAGATGCTGGCGCTGACATCCTGAtggaggccctgggctccctgggctgTGAGTACCACATCGAGCCCCAGCGCCCCGCCCGGAGCCTCAGGTGGAGCAGAGTGAAGCCAGAACCTTGCCCCTGCAGT GTGCCTCCTGAAGTGTGGGCTGCGGGTGAGCAGGAGCTTCTGCGGTTGCTGGAGCCTGAGGAGTTTCTGCAAGGTGTCTGCCAGCTGACCCAG ATCTGTGGCCCAGCCTGTTCAGTGCCCTGGACCTCTCCTGAGAGCCCCACCTGCCTTCACCTGGCTGTCATCGGGCTGGATGCCTACCTGTG GTCTCACCAGCCCAACGCCCAGGAGATGCAGCAGCCAGAGAGTCCAGGGGTAGCCCGTGCAGAGGTGGCGGTCGGCTGGCCTGAAGTGGAGGAG GCCCTGGTGCTCCTGCAGCTCTGGGCAAACCTGGATGTGTTGCTGGTGGCCTCCTGGCAGGAGCTGAGTCAGCACGTGTGCGCCTTCACTAAGGCCCTCGCCCAGCGCCCCTTCAA GCAGTTCCAAGAGTCCGGGACCTTTTCCTTCTGCACGGCTGGGCGCTGGATGGCAGGCGAGCGTGTGACAAAAGGTGGCACAGGGCTTCGGGGGGCCTGGTGGCGACAGATTAGGCAGTTCAACCGAGTCAGCCCGGCTGTGGCTGATACTGTTGTCACTGCCTTCCCTTCTCCCCGCCTTCTGCAGCAG GCGTACTTGGCCTGCAGCACTGATCAAGAGCGCCTGGCCCTCCTGGCTGATCTCCCCGTGAAGGTGGATGAAGGCGCTCGGCCCCGAAGGGTGGGGCCTGACCTTTCCCGTCGCATCTGCCTCTTCCTGACCTCcaccaaccctgacctcctgctggATCTGAGCTCCTGA
- the EME2 gene encoding probable crossover junction endonuclease EME2 isoform X5 yields the protein MACPRLPAALREAGPPPEAAGVLYKSVRARPEAEEAGQAMEKVGSRRVGRSCRGRGQRRPTTWEISDSDTEGPVGAGADSEAAVRARDPAEKRRAAAEALRLLRPKQALRRLAVRVDPAILEDAGADILMEALGSLGCEYHIEPQRPARSLRWSRVKPEPCPCSICGPACSVPWTSPESPTCLHLAVIGLDAYLWSHQPNAQEMQQPESPGVARAEVAVGWPEVEEALVLLQLWANLDVLLVASWQELSQHVCAFTKALAQRPFKQFQESGTFSFCTAGRWMAGERVTKGGTGLRGAWWRQIRQFNRVSPAVADTVVTAFPSPRLLQQAYLACSTDQERLALLADLPVKVDEGARPRRVGPDLSRRICLFLTSTNPDLLLDLSS from the exons ATGGCCTGCCCGCGCCTCCCCGCCGCGCTTCGCGAAGCCGGCCCGCCGCCGGAAGCGGCTGGTGTTCTGTACAAAAGCGTCCGGGCGCGACCGGAAGCGGAGGAGGCCGGGCAGGCTATGGAGAAGGTTGGGTCCCGCAGGGTCGGGCGCTCGTGTCGGGGCCGGGGACAGCGGCGGCCCACGACCTGGGAGATCTCGGACTCGGACACTGAGGGCCCCGTCGGCGCGGGAGCCGACTCAGAGGCCGCCGTGAGGGCCCGGGACCCGGCGGAGAAGCGCAGAGCGGCGGCCGAGGCGCTGCGGCTGCTGCGGCCCAAGCAGGCACTGCGGCGCCTGGCGGTGCGCGTGGACCCAG CCATCCTGGAAGATGCTGGCGCTGACATCCTGAtggaggccctgggctccctgggctgTGAGTACCACATCGAGCCCCAGCGCCCCGCCCGGAGCCTCAGGTGGAGCAGAGTGAAGCCAGAACCTTGCCCCTGCAGT ATCTGTGGCCCAGCCTGTTCAGTGCCCTGGACCTCTCCTGAGAGCCCCACCTGCCTTCACCTGGCTGTCATCGGGCTGGATGCCTACCTGTG GTCTCACCAGCCCAACGCCCAGGAGATGCAGCAGCCAGAGAGTCCAGGGGTAGCCCGTGCAGAGGTGGCGGTCGGCTGGCCTGAAGTGGAGGAG GCCCTGGTGCTCCTGCAGCTCTGGGCAAACCTGGATGTGTTGCTGGTGGCCTCCTGGCAGGAGCTGAGTCAGCACGTGTGCGCCTTCACTAAGGCCCTCGCCCAGCGCCCCTTCAA GCAGTTCCAAGAGTCCGGGACCTTTTCCTTCTGCACGGCTGGGCGCTGGATGGCAGGCGAGCGTGTGACAAAAGGTGGCACAGGGCTTCGGGGGGCCTGGTGGCGACAGATTAGGCAGTTCAACCGAGTCAGCCCGGCTGTGGCTGATACTGTTGTCACTGCCTTCCCTTCTCCCCGCCTTCTGCAGCAG GCGTACTTGGCCTGCAGCACTGATCAAGAGCGCCTGGCCCTCCTGGCTGATCTCCCCGTGAAGGTGGATGAAGGCGCTCGGCCCCGAAGGGTGGGGCCTGACCTTTCCCGTCGCATCTGCCTCTTCCTGACCTCcaccaaccctgacctcctgctggATCTGAGCTCCTGA
- the EME2 gene encoding probable crossover junction endonuclease EME2 isoform X4 — MACPRLPAALREAGPPPEAAGVLYKSVRARPEAEEAGQAMEKVGSRRVGRSCRGRGQRRPTTWEISDSDTEGPVGAGADSEAAVRARDPAEKRRAAAEALRLLRPKQALRRLAVRVDPAILEDAGADILMEALGSLGCEYHIEPQRPARSLRWSRVKPEPCPCSVPPEVWAAGEQELLRLLEPEEFLQGVCQLTQICGPACSVPWTSPESPTCLHLAVIGLDAYLWYQSPSHPEQARLGWGSSGKRSWSHQPNAQEMQQPESPGVARAEVAVGWPEVEEALVLLQLWANLDVLLVASWQELSQHVCAFTKALAQRPFKQFQESGTFSFCTAGRWMAGERVTKGGTGLRGAWWRQIRQFNRVSPAVADTVVTAFPSPRLLQQSQTGGTTDNMQSK; from the exons ATGGCCTGCCCGCGCCTCCCCGCCGCGCTTCGCGAAGCCGGCCCGCCGCCGGAAGCGGCTGGTGTTCTGTACAAAAGCGTCCGGGCGCGACCGGAAGCGGAGGAGGCCGGGCAGGCTATGGAGAAGGTTGGGTCCCGCAGGGTCGGGCGCTCGTGTCGGGGCCGGGGACAGCGGCGGCCCACGACCTGGGAGATCTCGGACTCGGACACTGAGGGCCCCGTCGGCGCGGGAGCCGACTCAGAGGCCGCCGTGAGGGCCCGGGACCCGGCGGAGAAGCGCAGAGCGGCGGCCGAGGCGCTGCGGCTGCTGCGGCCCAAGCAGGCACTGCGGCGCCTGGCGGTGCGCGTGGACCCAG CCATCCTGGAAGATGCTGGCGCTGACATCCTGAtggaggccctgggctccctgggctgTGAGTACCACATCGAGCCCCAGCGCCCCGCCCGGAGCCTCAGGTGGAGCAGAGTGAAGCCAGAACCTTGCCCCTGCAGT GTGCCTCCTGAAGTGTGGGCTGCGGGTGAGCAGGAGCTTCTGCGGTTGCTGGAGCCTGAGGAGTTTCTGCAAGGTGTCTGCCAGCTGACCCAG ATCTGTGGCCCAGCCTGTTCAGTGCCCTGGACCTCTCCTGAGAGCCCCACCTGCCTTCACCTGGCTGTCATCGGGCTGGATGCCTACCTGTGGTACCAGTCACCCTCACACCCTGAGCAGGcccggctggggtgggggagttcAGGGAAAAGATCGTG GTCTCACCAGCCCAACGCCCAGGAGATGCAGCAGCCAGAGAGTCCAGGGGTAGCCCGTGCAGAGGTGGCGGTCGGCTGGCCTGAAGTGGAGGAG GCCCTGGTGCTCCTGCAGCTCTGGGCAAACCTGGATGTGTTGCTGGTGGCCTCCTGGCAGGAGCTGAGTCAGCACGTGTGCGCCTTCACTAAGGCCCTCGCCCAGCGCCCCTTCAA GCAGTTCCAAGAGTCCGGGACCTTTTCCTTCTGCACGGCTGGGCGCTGGATGGCAGGCGAGCGTGTGACAAAAGGTGGCACAGGGCTTCGGGGGGCCTGGTGGCGACAGATTAGGCAGTTCAACCGAGTCAGCCCGGCTGTGGCTGATACTGTTGTCACTGCCTTCCCTTCTCCCCGCCTTCTGCAGCAG TCTCAGACGGGAGGAACAACTGACAACATGCAAAGCAAGTGA
- the EME2 gene encoding probable crossover junction endonuclease EME2 isoform X1, with amino-acid sequence MACPRLPAALREAGPPPEAAGVLYKSVRARPEAEEAGQAMEKVGSRRVGRSCRGRGQRRPTTWEISDSDTEGPVGAGADSEAAVRARDPAEKRRAAAEALRLLRPKQALRRLAVRVDPAILEDAGADILMEALGSLGCEYHIEPQRPARSLRWSRVKPEPCPCSVPPEVWAAGEQELLRLLEPEEFLQGVCQLTQICGPACSVPWTSPESPTCLHLAVIGLDAYLWYQSPSHPEQARLGWGSSGKRSWSHQPNAQEMQQPESPGVARAEVAVGWPEVEEALVLLQLWANLDVLLVASWQELSQHVCAFTKALAQRPFKQFQESGTFSFCTAGRWMAGERVTKGGTGLRGAWWRQIRQFNRVSPAVADTVVTAFPSPRLLQQAYLACSTDQERLALLADLPVKVDEGARPRRVGPDLSRRICLFLTSTNPDLLLDLSS; translated from the exons ATGGCCTGCCCGCGCCTCCCCGCCGCGCTTCGCGAAGCCGGCCCGCCGCCGGAAGCGGCTGGTGTTCTGTACAAAAGCGTCCGGGCGCGACCGGAAGCGGAGGAGGCCGGGCAGGCTATGGAGAAGGTTGGGTCCCGCAGGGTCGGGCGCTCGTGTCGGGGCCGGGGACAGCGGCGGCCCACGACCTGGGAGATCTCGGACTCGGACACTGAGGGCCCCGTCGGCGCGGGAGCCGACTCAGAGGCCGCCGTGAGGGCCCGGGACCCGGCGGAGAAGCGCAGAGCGGCGGCCGAGGCGCTGCGGCTGCTGCGGCCCAAGCAGGCACTGCGGCGCCTGGCGGTGCGCGTGGACCCAG CCATCCTGGAAGATGCTGGCGCTGACATCCTGAtggaggccctgggctccctgggctgTGAGTACCACATCGAGCCCCAGCGCCCCGCCCGGAGCCTCAGGTGGAGCAGAGTGAAGCCAGAACCTTGCCCCTGCAGT GTGCCTCCTGAAGTGTGGGCTGCGGGTGAGCAGGAGCTTCTGCGGTTGCTGGAGCCTGAGGAGTTTCTGCAAGGTGTCTGCCAGCTGACCCAG ATCTGTGGCCCAGCCTGTTCAGTGCCCTGGACCTCTCCTGAGAGCCCCACCTGCCTTCACCTGGCTGTCATCGGGCTGGATGCCTACCTGTGGTACCAGTCACCCTCACACCCTGAGCAGGcccggctggggtgggggagttcAGGGAAAAGATCGTG GTCTCACCAGCCCAACGCCCAGGAGATGCAGCAGCCAGAGAGTCCAGGGGTAGCCCGTGCAGAGGTGGCGGTCGGCTGGCCTGAAGTGGAGGAG GCCCTGGTGCTCCTGCAGCTCTGGGCAAACCTGGATGTGTTGCTGGTGGCCTCCTGGCAGGAGCTGAGTCAGCACGTGTGCGCCTTCACTAAGGCCCTCGCCCAGCGCCCCTTCAA GCAGTTCCAAGAGTCCGGGACCTTTTCCTTCTGCACGGCTGGGCGCTGGATGGCAGGCGAGCGTGTGACAAAAGGTGGCACAGGGCTTCGGGGGGCCTGGTGGCGACAGATTAGGCAGTTCAACCGAGTCAGCCCGGCTGTGGCTGATACTGTTGTCACTGCCTTCCCTTCTCCCCGCCTTCTGCAGCAG GCGTACTTGGCCTGCAGCACTGATCAAGAGCGCCTGGCCCTCCTGGCTGATCTCCCCGTGAAGGTGGATGAAGGCGCTCGGCCCCGAAGGGTGGGGCCTGACCTTTCCCGTCGCATCTGCCTCTTCCTGACCTCcaccaaccctgacctcctgctggATCTGAGCTCCTGA
- the EME2 gene encoding probable crossover junction endonuclease EME2 isoform X3, producing the protein MACPRLPAALREAGPPPEAAGVLYKSVRARPEAEEAGQAMEKVGSRRVGRSCRGRGQRRPTTWEISDSDTEGPVGAGADSEAAVRARDPAEKRRAAAEALRLLRPKQALRRLAVRVDPAILEDAGADILMEALGSLGCEYHIEPQRPARSLRWSRVKPEPCPCSICGPACSVPWTSPESPTCLHLAVIGLDAYLWYQSPSHPEQARLGWGSSGKRSWSHQPNAQEMQQPESPGVARAEVAVGWPEVEEALVLLQLWANLDVLLVASWQELSQHVCAFTKALAQRPFKQFQESGTFSFCTAGRWMAGERVTKGGTGLRGAWWRQIRQFNRVSPAVADTVVTAFPSPRLLQQAYLACSTDQERLALLADLPVKVDEGARPRRVGPDLSRRICLFLTSTNPDLLLDLSS; encoded by the exons ATGGCCTGCCCGCGCCTCCCCGCCGCGCTTCGCGAAGCCGGCCCGCCGCCGGAAGCGGCTGGTGTTCTGTACAAAAGCGTCCGGGCGCGACCGGAAGCGGAGGAGGCCGGGCAGGCTATGGAGAAGGTTGGGTCCCGCAGGGTCGGGCGCTCGTGTCGGGGCCGGGGACAGCGGCGGCCCACGACCTGGGAGATCTCGGACTCGGACACTGAGGGCCCCGTCGGCGCGGGAGCCGACTCAGAGGCCGCCGTGAGGGCCCGGGACCCGGCGGAGAAGCGCAGAGCGGCGGCCGAGGCGCTGCGGCTGCTGCGGCCCAAGCAGGCACTGCGGCGCCTGGCGGTGCGCGTGGACCCAG CCATCCTGGAAGATGCTGGCGCTGACATCCTGAtggaggccctgggctccctgggctgTGAGTACCACATCGAGCCCCAGCGCCCCGCCCGGAGCCTCAGGTGGAGCAGAGTGAAGCCAGAACCTTGCCCCTGCAGT ATCTGTGGCCCAGCCTGTTCAGTGCCCTGGACCTCTCCTGAGAGCCCCACCTGCCTTCACCTGGCTGTCATCGGGCTGGATGCCTACCTGTGGTACCAGTCACCCTCACACCCTGAGCAGGcccggctggggtgggggagttcAGGGAAAAGATCGTG GTCTCACCAGCCCAACGCCCAGGAGATGCAGCAGCCAGAGAGTCCAGGGGTAGCCCGTGCAGAGGTGGCGGTCGGCTGGCCTGAAGTGGAGGAG GCCCTGGTGCTCCTGCAGCTCTGGGCAAACCTGGATGTGTTGCTGGTGGCCTCCTGGCAGGAGCTGAGTCAGCACGTGTGCGCCTTCACTAAGGCCCTCGCCCAGCGCCCCTTCAA GCAGTTCCAAGAGTCCGGGACCTTTTCCTTCTGCACGGCTGGGCGCTGGATGGCAGGCGAGCGTGTGACAAAAGGTGGCACAGGGCTTCGGGGGGCCTGGTGGCGACAGATTAGGCAGTTCAACCGAGTCAGCCCGGCTGTGGCTGATACTGTTGTCACTGCCTTCCCTTCTCCCCGCCTTCTGCAGCAG GCGTACTTGGCCTGCAGCACTGATCAAGAGCGCCTGGCCCTCCTGGCTGATCTCCCCGTGAAGGTGGATGAAGGCGCTCGGCCCCGAAGGGTGGGGCCTGACCTTTCCCGTCGCATCTGCCTCTTCCTGACCTCcaccaaccctgacctcctgctggATCTGAGCTCCTGA